The genome window CCAATCTCGACATCGGTTCGCTGGTCTATGTGCTGCCGCACTCGGTCATCGCGCTCTCGCTTGCCACCGTGATGTTCAACAGCCTCGCGCGGGCACACACCGAGGACGACGTCGCCACCACCAAGGAGACACTGTCCCGGGGCCTGCGCACCATCGGCGTCGCCACCGTCTTCGGCTCAGCAGCGCTGCTCACCCTGGCAGGTCCGTTGGGCATGGTCTTCTCCGGCGGCATCCGAGAAGGCGGCGCGCTGAACGCGCTGATCATCAGCCTGCTCGCTGTCGGAGCGCCGTTCCTCAGCGCAAACTTCTTCATGAACCGTGTGTTCTACGCGGCCGAGGATGCCATCACCCCGCTGAAAATCCAGCTGATCCTCTCGGTCACGGGAGTGGCCCTGGCCCTGGGCGCCAGCCTGTTCGATCCCGGCCTGATCGTGCCCATGCTCGCGCTCAGCTACACCTTGGGAAACATCGTGGCCGTTATCGTCAGTCACGTCTTCCTGGTGCGGAAGATCGGGAGCTACGGTGCAGGGCACATCTACGACGTTCACGTCCGCCTGGTTGTCGCGGGACTGGTATCCGCCGCGGTCGGCGCCGCACTTCTGTGGGTATTCGGGGGCTACCGCCCCGAGGGCTTCGCCTGGCAGTCAGTGGCGAGCGCCGCCGTCGTTCTTGTGATTACCGGACCGGTGATGGCGGGCGTCTACTTCGGCATGCTCAAAGTCCTGCGTGTTACGGAACTGAGCGAGTTCCTGGCGCCGCTGCTCACACGCTTCAGGCGGCGTTAGCGTCGTCGAGTGCCGTCCCGGGTAATGCAGGGCACTGCAGTGCGGCTGCACTGGAGGCCCGGCTGTGACCGGTAGCATTGGTACAAACTATCCACAGTCGGGAGGAACTCGTGCCAGAAGCAGTAGACGTCGGTTCGGTACTGGGTGGCCGATACAAGGTCACCGCTTATGTACTGGCCTCTGCTGAGAGGGACCTGGTGCTGGACGGCGTCGATCAGGTGCTGAACCGTCCGGTGAGCATCCTGGTGGCGTCGGCGTCGAATGCCGGACAGGTTGCCACGAGTGCCCGGGAGGTTGCCACCGGAGAGCGTCCGGGCAACATCCAGGTCCTGGACCTCGGAATCACGGACTCCGGTACCTACCTCGTGACAAACCGAGCACCGGCCGCGGATCTGCTGGATCTGGTGATCCAGCAGGATGCGCCCTACATCGAGCCCTTCTTCACCGACACGCTCGGCTCCGAGATCTTCGGTGTGGCCCGCTCCACCGAACCGGAAACGTACGAAGACGACGACTACTACGACCACGAGGACGAGCACGAGCGCCGTCCCTCGCGGCTTCCAAAGGCCCGCATGCCGCGCTTTGGACGCGGAGGTGCCACCGCAGCGGGAGCCGCTGGAGCAGCGGGGCTCGCAGGCGGTGCCGCCGCGTCCGGCAACCATACCCAGCCGGGAACCGAACCGCAGCAGATCAGCGGAGCCCGACCCGCAGGAGGAGGCGGCGCGAGCGTACCTCCGCCGCCAAGCGCTCCGCCGCGTTCCACTCCCGCCGCGCCTCGCACTGAGCAGCCCCGTGCGGCTGCCTGGACCGACGAGGACCACGACGGTCACCAGGACAGCGGACCCCACCGTGCTGCTTCCCGCTTCCCTGCCGCTGCAGCGGCGGGCGGGGCATCCGCTGCCGGCACCCAGTACGGCGATGACTCCTATGAGGATTACGACGACGACGATCGCCGCAACAACCCACGCTTCACCCGATTGCTCGTAGGTGTGGTCCTGGCTCTCGTGATTGTCGGCGCCGTCGTTCTCGCCGTCACGCAATTGCGCCCCCTCTTCGGCCCGCCTACCGCCAGCGAAACCACAACCTCCCAGGCAGCCGGAGAAGGCACTGCAGAAGCGAGCGAAGAGCCAGCAGCCGAGGGAAGCTCCTCCGCTGCGGCACCGGAAGAGCTCGTTGACCCGGTTCCGGCCAATGTAATCCGCCTCGTTCCGGACAACCCGGAACTGAACGCACAGACCGACGCCGACCTCGGAACGATCATCGACGGTAATCCCGCGAGTTTCTGGGGCAGCCTCGTCTACGCGAACGAGACGTTCGGTGGGCTGGCACAAAACCTTGCACTGGTGGTGGAGCTCGAGGAGCCTTCCAACATCTCCGAGATTCAGATCGAGCAGCTGAACAGTTCCGGTGGCAGCTTCACGGTACTGCTCAACGATGAGCCGACTCTCGACGGCGCCACCCAAGTAGCGCAGTCAGGCTTCACCGGCCCGTCAGTCACATTCAATGTGCCTCAGGTCGATGGCGCACCTCCGACGGCGCAGTATGTGATCGTGAACTTCACCCAGCTGCCCCGACTCTCAAACGTCCAGGCACAGTACCCCTGGGGCATGCGTATTGCAGAGATCAGCGTCTCCTAGCTTCCCAGCCTGCCCTGTGCCAGTGTGCGGAATAAGCAGGTTGGCGCTGTCGTTGACGCAGAAGACCGCGACCGGACCGAACGGGTTCGATCGCTCTCACCGATAGAAAGGTTCGTCCACCCCGTGAGCACTGAGACAGAAACCGGTCAGTCCGCGTCCAGCGAGATTCGCGATGTCATCATCGTCGGATCAGGACCGGCCGGCTACACCGCAGCGGTATACACCGCCCGGGCGAACCTCAAGCCGCTGCTGATCGCCAGTTCCGTGACTGCTGGTGGAGAGCTGATGAACACCACCGACGTCGAGAACTACCCGGGCTTCCCCGAGGGCGTCATGGGGCCGGACCTCATGGAGAACTTCGAGAAGCAAGCCGCCCGGTTCGGCACCGAGATCCTTTTCGAGGACGTCACCTCCGTAGACCTCGAAGGCGACGTAAAGACCGTCACGATCGGCACCGGCGAAACCTTCCGTGCACGGGCCGTCATCATCTCCACTGGTTCCGCATACCGCGAGCTCGGGCTGGAGGACGAGAAGCGGCTCTCCGGGCACGGCGTCAGCTGGTGTGCAACCTGTGATGGGTTCTTCTTCAAGGATCAGGACATTGCAGTCATCGGAGGCGGAGACTCTGCGATGGAGGAGGCGTTGTTCCTCACCAAGTTCGCGCGCTCTGTCACTGTGGTGCATCGCAGGGACACGCTCCGGGCTTCCCGCATCATGCAGGACCGGGCGTTGGCTCACGAGAAGATTCGGTTCGAGTGGAACGCTCAGGTTGTCGGCATTCACGGTTCCGACAAGGTTACCGGTCTTACTCTTCAGAGCACCGTGGACGGGTCAACTCGGGACCTGGCCGTCACCGGCATCTTCGTTGCGATCGGAAATGATCCCCGCGTTGAACTCGTCAAGGATCAGCTCGAGCTCACTGAAGAGGGAACGATTGCTGTCCTGGGGCGGACGTCCAAGACTTCACTGCCCGGCGTCTTTGCTGCCGGCGATGTGATTGACCCGACCTACCGACAGGCCATTACCGCTTCGGGGTCCGGGTGCGTTGCCGCGATTGACGTTGAGCACTACCTCGCTGACCTTGGGGACGCTGTAGACACTGCGGCCGAAGTACCTACTCCGAAATCAGAGAAAGTCTCCGAGACAGCTGCTGTCTAGGAACAAGAAGGAGCAAAACTATGAGCAATGCCAAGGAAGTTACCGATTCGAGCTTCGAATCTGACGTACTCAACGCTTCGAAACCCGTGATGGTTGATTTCTGGGCTGAGTGGTGTGGTCCGTGCCGCAAGCTGTCCCCGATTCTGGACGATATCGCTGCGGAGCACTCCGAGAAGATTGACGTCGTGAAGCTCAATGTGGACGACAACCCGGCCACTGCTGCGAAGTACGGGATCACTTCAATTCCGGCTGTATACGTCTTCAAGGATGGCGCAGTAGCAGCAACATCGATCGGCGCCAAGCCGAAGGTTGTACTTGAGCAGGAGTTCGCCGAATTCCTCTGAACTGTCTAAGCGACAGGCCGGTCTCCTTTGAGGGACCGGCCTTTTGTTTAATCGCGATGGCTTTCGCTTAACCCGCAACGATCGGACCGGCTACTAGCGAATACACCAGGGTGGTGCAAGTCAGAATATGTACCTCACGACGTTTCACGTGAAACTGCCGGATCAAGGGGACGGCCGAGGAGAGTGCTAGCACGCACACCAGGAGCGGCCCGCTGATAAGGAAAAGTGTCGGGCCCCGATCCTGCCGAACGTCAAGATAGACAAAGTAAATTCCCGCACAAGCACGCGCTTCGGTGACTCTCCCGGCAAGAGGACCGCGATATCTGGTGGGGCGAGGAGGCCATAACAACACAGCCTCTTTCACCCAGGTGGAACCGACGGGGTATGAGGAACTGACTTTCGTGGTCAAAGCTAAGGCTGTTGGCCGTGCGATAGAACGCATACTCACAGCCGTGCCCACTAGTCCCTGATTACAGGCGACACCGTGCCAAGCCCGTTTGACTGCCAAAGCGCAAATATATCGACGCTGCCTCGCAATGGTGCAGCGGCAATGCACTTAACCACGCCGCCTACGTTTCACGTGAAACTCCTCCCGGTACAACAGCTACCGCGTAGCGCTGGCAGTAGTACCCAGACCGGAACAGCGAGAAGGGAAAACTCTCTCGGGGGCGCCCGATGTCGCCCCTTTGACACCGCCGAAGGAACATAGTGCGATCCAGGCTAACTAATACGGCCGCCCGGTTGCACTGTTATCTGCGCCGCAGTAGGAAGCCAGGAGTGCGCACGGAACTGTGACCGCCGGACCGCTCTGAGGTGCCTGCGGAAGGCCAGCATGAGAGGTGTCGCGAAAGCAACCGCCACGGCGCGTAGCGTAGGGTCAAGTGTGAAGCTACTGCGAGGCCGTGCGGTTTCACGTGAAACGCTAACCGGGACGTCAAGACACCTCTACCTCCGACACGAACCCGCGCGGGCGGAATCCTCCATTCGGTGCGCCTAGTACGTCACATCTGATCGCATCCCGCGAGCTGCTGACTCAACTCAAGGCTGTCGCCGGCATGCGGCCCGTATTCGATGTCCCGAGAACATGTCACCCGCTAGCATAGAGGCGGCCGCGACCACATTCGAGTTGGCCTCGAACCTGGTTCCAGGTGAGAGTGGGCGTACCGATCAGTGATCAGCACGTCCGGTACTAGTCCCTGCTTAAGAGGTCGCGAGACTCCGACTGCCATCTTTAGGTTCGATTGGGGCTGATCATCGTGCGACAGGGCGATATGTACGCAGCGGTAGTGCCGCGCCAGCGACGTCGTGAGTAGGCTACCAACATCTCGTGATTAGGTCCTGTAGAAGCCGCAAGCCCTACGACCCTAGCCGAGGAAGAGGCACAACCACTGAAACAACAATGGGGCTCAAGCCCCCACGCCCTCGTGGAGCCCAGCGGGTTCCACGACCACTAGCTAAAGCGAGTTGCCGTTCCACGTGAAACATGCGCTAGGCGACGGTTGGCAGTAGATGCTCTGGCGCCGCACCGGGACGCGAAGGCCACTTCTCGACTGCCCCGCAGGTGTCACCAACATGGCCGAGAGCGAGCCTTCCAAGCGAATGAGTGGTTGCGGACGTACCGTCGAGGTAGCGCACGGGCGATTTTGGGCGTGGGCAGGTGTGGGCCAGGCGGCAGAGCGTTATGTCGCTTCCACCTCGCGCTCTCCACGGCCACGCCCCCTAGCCCTGCCCGCTGGCCCACTCACCGTACTCGAACTCGGTCTTATCGCCTCGCCATCGCGGGCAGACCGCCACGATCGCCCTTCTGGACGCGAATCTGATCCACCAACTAGCCGTACCGGTTCTGCCACGTCCTCATCATCAGTAGTGCACTGGCCTGGGCTGTTTAACGGGATGCCCGGCCACCTCAGGTACAGCCACGCATCACCCGTATACGTAATGTTCAGGCAGCCTGTGGCTCCAATAGGCGCGGTGCCAGCCGTAGAACTCCTGCCTTTTCACGTGAAACGGCGGGTTAAGTCCCACTCCGGTGCGGGTTCTATACGGTGCCCTGATCAGTTGTCGCGCCATTGGGATCCGCAGTTCAGCCCAAAGCTGACATTGAACCGCCTGGACGCTCAGCAGGGGAACGTAGCAGCCTAGCTTCTCGATCGGCATCCGACCTGCAGCGCGACGGACTGGAACACGCCCGATCTGCCCGATTCCGGTTACCTCCCTAGTCAATCGAGGCAGGCCCACTCTTTCACCCCCTGAGTCCGCCTTTGAAGGGCCGTTGGGGATAGTGCCGGCCGCACTGTGCTTTGGGTTTCACCTCGTCCTGTCGCTAGCAGCAATTCCTCTATCCGGTAGTGAGAATCGAAATGCCTGGGCGTTTGGCGCTAAGCTGTCCATACCGAGGGAGGCAGAAGACGCGCCGGAGAACCTAGGTTTGCCGAGGACCAAACACTGCCTTGAAGTCAGAGCCCCAGTCCGTCCACCCAGAAGCACAAGTGTGTCAAGGGAGTACGAGCACCACACAAGTGGTCACCCTGTTTCACGTGAAACGATGGCCCTTGCGACACCAGCCGGGGACGCCGCGGGTTGGGTACACCCGGAAGTGCAGTTGCGGTTGATGACGCTACCGAAGGCAGAGTCGACGTCGAGAGTAGTCTTCAGATCGAGCCCAGACGGACGTATAAGAACTGCTTGGAGGTTCAACGCTGTCCTGATCCGTGTGTGCGGCATTCTGCGCGGTTGGCGGCACGAGCGGTCGCTCATCGCCACAATCCCATGGGTTAGACCAACCAACCAACTTCTTGTGCACAGACCTTTGTAATGATCCTGTTCGACGTGAAACGGCACGCCTAATCAGCGAACTACAGCACAGCGACGGGTTTAACGCACATCCACCCATCATTGATTCATCTAGACAACGTAGACGAGCTGAACGCTAACTCCTCGCTCCTTCGCGCCGGCAGCAACCTGGCCTTCCTTTGAGATGGTCGAATAGAGACATTGAGGAGCACCTCAGACACTCATACCAAGCATCCGACGGCAGGCCTACCGTAATACCCGAGCACGCGGCCGGTCGCTCATTATGGACCTCCTCCTGCTAGGCTTGCACACGCGCGACTGTGCGAGGGGCTGTTTCACGTGAAACAGCCCTCTTGGCAACACAACTCTGTACTACGACAGTACGAATGCCCACAAAATCGGGTTCGCAACGTCAACATTAGCTACCTCAGTACTGAATTCCGACTCGTTGGCGTCGGCAGCAACCTTCACCATAATTTCGAAAAGTTCACATGATGAAGACGCTGCCAGACGGTCTAAGCCCTAGTGTCAGCATCCAGACATGTTGGCGGGGCGAGGCGGGCCTTCCCTCATCGCTCACCTGGACCAACTTGGGCGTGCACACCGATATGCCGCATGAGGATCCGCGCTGTTTCAAGTGAAACAGCCCTCTTCCGCAGCGCAACGAAGGACTGAGACCGCATCGAAGCCCTCATGTTCCGCCCGGATCGCCAGCACAGACGACTCCGACGCTGACAAGCCGCTTCTTCGCACCGACAGCATCCTTTCACCATGTTTTCAACAATGGTCGCAGGGACGCGTTCCAGATAGTCCAAGCCCTACGTGCCTAGCACCCGAACTTATTGACGGGGCGAGGCGAGCAGTCGCGCCATCGCTCACTCGCACCGACCAGAGAGTGCACTCCCCAGATTAGGAAGGGCGCTGTTTCACGTGAAACAGCGCCCTTCCGCTACAGCACTGAAGACTACGACGGGTTGAGTACGCCCATGATACGGTTCAAATCGTCAACACTGGCGAACTCGATGCTGACCCGACCCTTCTTAGCGCCGAGAGTAATCTTCACATTCGTATCCAGACGGTCGGATAGAGATGTCGCCAGGTAGTCCAAACGCTCATGCCTTGCACCCGCGCGTGGCGCGTTCTGCTTCGCGGGGCGACGCAGTCCGTCGCTCATCGCTACAATCTCCTCCGTTGACCTAACCGAGAGACCCTCAGCGACAATCCGCTGGGCCAACTTCTCCATTTCTGCAGGGTCAGACAAGCCGAGGAGAGCACGGGCGTGCCCAGCACTCAGCACGCCTGCAGCAAGACGCCTTTGCACCAGCGGAGGAAGCTTCATCAAACGAAGCGTGTTGGAAATCTGTGGCCTAGAGCGACCGATCCGGCTTGCTAACTCCTCTTGTGAGCATCCAAAGTCATCCAAGAGCTGTTGGTAGGCGGCTGCCTCCTCCAAGG of Arthrobacter sp. JZ12 contains these proteins:
- a CDS encoding ABC transporter substrate-binding protein yields the protein MPEAVDVGSVLGGRYKVTAYVLASAERDLVLDGVDQVLNRPVSILVASASNAGQVATSAREVATGERPGNIQVLDLGITDSGTYLVTNRAPAADLLDLVIQQDAPYIEPFFTDTLGSEIFGVARSTEPETYEDDDYYDHEDEHERRPSRLPKARMPRFGRGGATAAGAAGAAGLAGGAAASGNHTQPGTEPQQISGARPAGGGGASVPPPPSAPPRSTPAAPRTEQPRAAAWTDEDHDGHQDSGPHRAASRFPAAAAAGGASAAGTQYGDDSYEDYDDDDRRNNPRFTRLLVGVVLALVIVGAVVLAVTQLRPLFGPPTASETTTSQAAGEGTAEASEEPAAEGSSSAAAPEELVDPVPANVIRLVPDNPELNAQTDADLGTIIDGNPASFWGSLVYANETFGGLAQNLALVVELEEPSNISEIQIEQLNSSGGSFTVLLNDEPTLDGATQVAQSGFTGPSVTFNVPQVDGAPPTAQYVIVNFTQLPRLSNVQAQYPWGMRIAEISVS
- the trxB gene encoding thioredoxin-disulfide reductase, which produces MSTETETGQSASSEIRDVIIVGSGPAGYTAAVYTARANLKPLLIASSVTAGGELMNTTDVENYPGFPEGVMGPDLMENFEKQAARFGTEILFEDVTSVDLEGDVKTVTIGTGETFRARAVIISTGSAYRELGLEDEKRLSGHGVSWCATCDGFFFKDQDIAVIGGGDSAMEEALFLTKFARSVTVVHRRDTLRASRIMQDRALAHEKIRFEWNAQVVGIHGSDKVTGLTLQSTVDGSTRDLAVTGIFVAIGNDPRVELVKDQLELTEEGTIAVLGRTSKTSLPGVFAAGDVIDPTYRQAITASGSGCVAAIDVEHYLADLGDAVDTAAEVPTPKSEKVSETAAV
- the trxA gene encoding thioredoxin produces the protein MSNAKEVTDSSFESDVLNASKPVMVDFWAEWCGPCRKLSPILDDIAAEHSEKIDVVKLNVDDNPATAAKYGITSIPAVYVFKDGAVAATSIGAKPKVVLEQEFAEFL